atgcacacattgttaagccaccatcttgacccggaagtcctgaaactttttgttcttctttttcaagaaatatttggctatttggggcccttacCTTTCCAAACAAACTTATtggttggtttttccatttctggaaatggactgctggaattttgattgcattgaatctgtaaataattttgGCTAGATCTGACTTCTTAATGATAtgtattcttccaatccatgaacatggactgtccttccattaatttaggttttctttgatttcttttcagaatgctttgtaggtttctgtgtacaagtcctttactttcttgattaaatttattcctatagggtggcccacggtggctcagcaggcaagaatgctctcctgccatgccagaggacctggatttgattcccggtgcctgcctatgttaaaagaaaaaaaaaattattcctataTATggtattcttttacttgctattctaaatggaatttttttcttgatttcttcctcagctAATTATGAGtgcatagaaatactactgattttttaaatgttgttctTGAATCCTGACACTTTGCTGGACTTGTTTACTAGCTCTGCTATCTGTATGATAGATTATTCAGGACTTtctaatttcatctgcaaataatgaaagttttactttttcctttctgatttataTGCTATTTATACCTTTCtattgcctaattgttctagctagaacttctagaacaatattgaataacagtggaagCACTGGgcatcattgtaggtttcctgatcttagagggaaagctttcagtctttcaccattgagtatgatgttagctgtgggtttttaatatatgccctttatcatggtgaggaagtttccttttactcctatattttgaagtatttcatcaagaaagatgcTGGGTTTTGATGAGTACGTTTCTGATTCTAGCGAGATGATTGTGGTTTTTaccatttgatttgttaatgtggtgtattatctTGATTTTTTgtctgttgaaccacccttgcacacctggaataaagCCCATTTGATCacagtgtataattattttactgtgctattggattctatttgcaagtattttgtagggatttttgcatctatattcatcagagagattgtactgtaattttcttttctggaatatcTTTATCAGGTTTGATATTGGGGgacattggcttcatagaatgagttatgcaaggttccctcttcttcaattgtttgtgagagtttgagcatgattggtattaattcttccggAATGATTGGTATAATTcacctctgaagccatctggtcttgggctttttcttttttgggaggtttggGATgaataattcaatctctttacttgtggttggtctTTGAGGTCtgctatttcttctagagtcagtgtaggttgtttgtgtttttctaggaaattgtccttTCAAtataagttgtctaatttgttgggctaaagttgtttgtagtattctcttataatcttttttttcacttctatGACATCAGTGGTAATGAcccctctcatttatgattttatttattatgtcttctttttactttgtcaATCCAGCTGAACGTGTGtcaatttattgatcttctcaaaggaccaacttttggttttgttaatgatCTCTATTGTCCttttatattctcaatttcattgatttctgctctaatttttgtttcattccttCTGCTTGATGGAGgattaatttgctattctttttctagttcctctaggtgtgcagttaggtctttaatttttagggctatacattttattgattgtctactgtttcttttgttcttgattttatttatttatgctccaatctttgttatttctttctacttGATTTTcagtgagttttcttttctttctctaattcctccaggtgCTCAATtaagtgttttattttagttctttctcctttttaatataggtattgaGGGCTATAAATTTACCTTTCAGCGCTGCCTTTTCTTCAtccataattttgaaatattgtgttcttgatttcattcatctcaagatatttactgatttctcacaaattcttctttgacccactgattgtttagtagtgtgttctttaatttccacatatttatgaattttccagttctatgcctggtattgatttccagtttcattctattgtaatcagagaaagtaaattttatactttccatcattttaaatttattaagacataTCCGTAACCCAACATGTAGTCTGTCCTGGaaaatgacccatgagcacttgagaagaacatataattttttcttgtgggtgcaatgttctatatatgtctgtttggtctaGTTCATCTATTATATTccttaggttctctgtttccttactgatcctcagtctagatgttctatctattgatgagaacaGTGTATTGAAttatccaactattattgtaaaggcgtctattattcccttcagttttgccattctTGTCTCATAAACTTaggtgcagaaatatttatgactgttatttctctttggtgaattcttccttttattattatataacaaccttctttgtttcttataaaaatttgtatttaaattacattttgtccaatattattatagctattcAGCTCTTTTTTGGCTACAGCTTATCTTGATTATCTTTTCCgtacttttactttcaacctatttgcatcaTTGGGTCAAAGTGAtagcatataaatggatttttaatccattcttccaatctttgtcttttgattggggagtttactccattaacagtcaatgttattattgtaaaaatgGTACtgtcaaccattttatcctttgtcttttATATGTCAGATGTTGTTTTTGTCGCTCTTTTTGCCCTTTAAttatctttactgataatcttcatttctacactctcctccaaacctctctctcttgtcttttcttttcagcttgcagaactccctttagtatttcttgcagggcaggtttCTATTTAACAAACCCTCtcagattctgtttctttgtgaatatattaaactcttccttatttttgaaggacagcatCTTGGAATAAagcattcttggctggaaatttttctcttgcaTTATACTAAATATACTATCCCAATGCCCtcttgcctccttggtttctaataagaaattggcacttacGATTATTGAGCACCCTTTGCATGTGGTGAATtacttttgtcttgctgcttttagaattctcttttcatctttagcatttgacagtctgattggtatgtatcttggagtgcatctattcaaatttattctgtttggagtatgttgtgctttttgggcatgcatatttatgtcttataAAAGAGTTTGGAATATTTTaccattatttcatcaaatattttttctgtttatcttcccttttcttctccttcagggacatccatACTCTGTACATTTGCATGCTTTATGCTGTTATTCAATTTCCCAAGACCCTGCTcaatttcttccattcttttctcaaTCTTTTCCTCTGGCTCTCCTATTTTGGATtcctatcttctagtttgctgtttctttcttctgcctgttcaaatctgctattgtatgcaGGGTCAGCCTTACGACCCTCTCTAAGGTCCCAGAAATCAACTTGGGGGCACAATTAGGAACGCTGTGGTGCAGACACATCCTCACATTACATTTTCCTGTATCTCATAGACTTGAGAAGTCCCACTACACACTCTAAAAGGCAGCTAAGATGTAAGTAATATCTATAAATTTGGTATGAGTTCACTTCCATAGCATTTGCTCTGTCAAATTCAGGCCATTCAGATTGTCATCACATTACAAGtcttttgattttaaataattcCTGAGAATGAATGATcaaatcaaatttttttcttgttatttaggttattttctttcttgcatgGAAGTACAGGGAAAACAGGAATAAGGGAGAGGTTTGTGATagatctgttaaataaaataaaatggctgcctgCATTCTGCATtgccaggaaaaataaaaagtcctTTCTGGGAAAGGCATTTCCAGAAGATTAAAACTATTCATGTGGGGGGATTTTCCGAGAAAATGAAACACATCCTTTAGGGTTCCTGATAAACAATAACTGGTGATAAAACTAGTTTCATTCCAGTAGAGACAGCTTGTCAGAATGGATGAGTACACCATACTAATCAGTGTATATTGGCTCCCTACTTTGTAAGAAACCtcccatgtaaaatggaaacttaatgccAGTCAATCCAGAATATTTCCTAACTTACTTCCATGTTTGCCCTATATAATCTTCCCCTTTCCACTATCTCAGCAGGTCTCCCTTCCattttctgaatgggatgctgcccAATTCATGGGTCACTCAATAAAACTGTGAGATCCCAAACTGCATGGAAACTTTTACTTTTATCAGATCTCACTTAATTATTCCTGCTTTAAGagaccacctgtgctggtttgaaaggatttgtgtaccctcaaaaaaacatgttttaatcctaatcaatcttgtgtgagcaatgtttcttttaaaccctattcaataatgtaggctggaaacttgataaaattacctccacagagatgttatcacccaattgtgggtattaacctttcattagagggagatgtgtctccacccattccaggtgcatcttgattagtttactggaatcctttaaaagaggaaacattttggagtgaggCAGAGCTTGCAGAAGCAGAGAACgtggagagagctgcagaaccacagCAGAGTCGTGAGGCCGAGAGTCCACCAGGCGGACACCTtttgagatggagaaagaaaatgccctgtggggagcttcatgaaacaagaagcctggatgcagctagcagatgttgccatgttcaccatgtgcctttccagttgggagagaaatcctgaacttcatcagcctttttgaaccaaggtatctttccctggatgccttagattggacatttctttaggcatgctttaatttggacattttcatgcatgaaaacttgcaacttactatattccccctttaaaaaccattccattctagtatattgcattctagcagctagcaaactagaacactacccatATGCTGTACCCCAGTTAATCCACATAATTGAAGGGCTGCATGAGACCTCAAGAATAACACCTATTCAACCAACCACAAGGAACACCCTTCAGCTTGGCTCTCTTCAGTTCTCAGCATTTCCTGCTCTGGCCAGGGTTGAGGagtggacaaaacaaagtgcaagGGAACACAAAATTCTTGAATGGGAAGCTCAAAGGGCACAGAACTCTAAGAAGGGGTTTTTCAGGGCTGCTCCTTAAGTTCAGGATGGAGGTGGAGACCAGAGATTGCATCTTAGTGAAGGTCTCAGGGAGGGTGGGATGCATGGGGAGCCCTTCTGCTAACATCCTTCTGTGCACCTTCCTTTGCCCTGGCTGGTCTCAGTGCTGCCGTCTGGGTTCTCAGTGCACAAACTTGGTGCCCATTATGACTGCTTTTTCAGCCTATGCCCAACTTAACTTTATCTCCTTGTGAACATCAGAGTGCACCCATCCTCTGTGGCACAGAGCAGCTGAGTGGCCTTATTTAGGGAATTAGTGACCCATGTGCTCCATTCCCACCAGATGCTTCCCTCACTGACTCTTCCCATCTAGGCCAGTGGGCATTTGAGTTTTCAATCCCTGCATTAAACCCTTCTTAGATGTCTCCATGAAGCCATATCTGACTTCTCCCTACCAATGACAGTGCTATGGGGGATTCTTGGTGCCCCCTTCATACTCTGAATGTGTGTCCATGACCATAGGTAGAAAACTCTAACTTACCATCATTCCTGAGTTTTTGTGTATCACAGTCTAGGTTGTCATGAAGTAGATTGAGACCGGATTTGCCTGCAGGAGTTTTATTGGAGAATGCTGTCAGGATTAAAAGCTATGGTGGGGGAAAAGGCGTTAAGGAAGCAAAACTGACAGAAGGGAGAAGCTGCCTGGGAACACTAGGGGGAATCTGGATGGGATGGCCCTTCACAGTGGCCCCAAAGCTGGACTTCACACCCACCATTGACTAGTTAAGGGATGTAGGCAGCTCCCCAAGCAGAGGGCATGGTCCTGGGCGAGGTGGCAGGTTTCAGGCAGGAGCAATTCCTGGAGAGGGACTCAGCCAGGAGCCGCCACCTGCCACTGTGGGGTTTCAGGCTTCAATGTGTCTTCTCCTCTTCGTCATGCCAGTCCCAGCTTTCCTTACACACTGCTCACAATCAACACGCATCCGACTGGTTGAATCAATGTGTTCACCTGAatcactgtggtcagagaatatttCCAGCAAAGGACGTCTGTTTTACCAAGCACCGAGCCCACATGTGCAGCCAGCTTAGCCCTGTCCCCGGCCACAGGCACACCTTCCCAGGAGTTTCCTCAGGGCCCCGGTCACTTCTTTGTTCCTCAGGCTGTAGATGAGCGGGTTAAGCATGGGGGTGATCATAGTGTAGAAAGCGGAGACCACCTTGTCCTGCTGGGAGGAGTGGTAGGCCTGGGGCCGCATGTAGGTGACCATGGCGGCCCCGTAGAAGAGTGAGACCACTGCCatgtgggaggagcaggtggccAAGGCCTTCCGCCGGCCCTCGGCTGAGTGCATGTGCAGCACGGTCACCAGAATCCGCAGGTAGGAGGCCGAGATGGCCGAAAAGGGCAGCAGCAGCATGAGGACACAGCAGACGTAGATCATGGTCTTGTAGAGGGAGGTGTCAGCACAGGCCAGCTTGAGCACCGCAGGGACCTCGCAGAAAAAGTGGTCAATCTCCTGGGAGCCGCAGTAGGGGAAGCGGAGGGTGAAAATGGCCTGGATCAGCCCGTCCACCAGGCCAAACAGCCAGGACCCTGCCACCATGAGCCAGCAGACCCGGCGGCTCATGACCGCCGAGTACCTCAGGGGGTTGCTGATGGCCAcgtagcggtcataggccatgaaGGCCAGCAGGAAGCACTCGTCCCCCAGGAGGGTGAGGAAGAAGAGGATCTGGAGCCCGCAGCCTGCGAAGGAGATGGAGCTGCCGCCCAGCAGGAAATCCACCGCCATGCGTGGAATGATGGTGGAGGCGAGCATGAGGTCCATCAGAGACAGCCagctgaggaagaagtacatggggctGTGGAGACGCGAGTCCACGTGAATGAGGAGGGTCATCAGCCCATTGCCAGACAGGGCCACCAGAAACATGACCACGATGACGGAGAACAGGAACAGGTGCAGCGGTGAGTGCGTGAAGAGCCCCAGGAGCACGAAGTGGGAGATGAGAGTCTGGTTTCCTGCCCAGGCCATTCTCCCACCTGCAGGAGTGCTAGGGTCTGGACGCAGGAGGTTTAAATTTAGAATCATCAAACTGAGGAAATCACACCTTTTTACACTTCAGTTACTTGGCTTAGAATACTTggcttctttaagaaaaaaaaaacctaacaaaaatgcaggggttttgttttgttttgttttaaacttttcagGCTTTCTGGACAGAATTAAGAAGGGAATTTTAAGCTACATATTGCAAAAGCAGGCAAGTGCAGATTCTGCTTCTACTGGGAATTGGTCTGTTCTCCAGCCTGCAAAGATGCTTCTCCTACAAAGATCTGGCCAGCTTCACTCAAGTATTTGCTTTTTTCAGGAAAAAGTACTAAAGCAGAGAAAACTCTCAGCAATGATATTTACCAGTGGTGTGAACTCGGCATGGTACCTGCCCTCTCTGGGCTTCCCTTTCCTTATCTCACATTGGCATAACAATACTACCCTACAGGGTGATACTAAAGATTGAATGTGACAACACAAATATTGGGAACTGAATCATGGTGCTCATGAGACCTGTTCAGGTCTCCTAATTCCCAGTCCCAtgggtgtgaacttatttgtaagtAGGACAGGACTGTCAAAGATCCTATTAAgttgaggccaaattgaattaaagtgggcttttaaaaaaagcaaagttaCACCACATATAGCATCAATATGCAAAAACCACAGCTTTCTCATGCAATTAGTAAAAgtagtagaaaaaatattttattcacaattgcaatcaaaactgcaatgaacCTAAGAAAGAGCTCTAATGGTAAAAATGATACATTATTGAAAGATATGCATATTCTTCCATAGATAGACTCAACGTTGATAGCTGTCAATTTGCCTCAGTATTGATTTATATAGTCCACATGTTCCCAATTGAAATTCCAATAGGACACATCCAGTTTGAAAATGGAAGTATAGAGTTAGAAT
This region of Tamandua tetradactyla isolate mTamTet1 chromosome 20, mTamTet1.pri, whole genome shotgun sequence genomic DNA includes:
- the LOC143664759 gene encoding olfactory receptor 2V1-like — translated: MAWAGNQTLISHFVLLGLFTHSPLHLFLFSVIVVMFLVALSGNGLMTLLIHVDSRLHSPMYFFLSWLSLMDLMLASTIIPRMAVDFLLGGSSISFAGCGLQILFFLTLLGDECFLLAFMAYDRYVAISNPLRYSAVMSRRVCWLMVAGSWLFGLVDGLIQAIFTLRFPYCGSQEIDHFFCEVPAVLKLACADTSLYKTMIYVCCVLMLLLPFSAISASYLRILVTVLHMHSAEGRRKALATCSSHMAVVSLFYGAAMVTYMRPQAYHSSQQDKVVSAFYTMITPMLNPLIYSLRNKEVTGALRKLLGRCACGRGQG